In the Hyphomonadaceae bacterium BL14 genome, one interval contains:
- the gloB gene encoding hydroxyacylglutathione hydrolase: MALQIRQFPCLQDNYGFLIACSETGACAAIDTPEPARILDEARAAGWRLGEIWTTHHHWDHAGGNDTIRAANGARITAPAAEADKIGHVDAAVRPGDRVRLGALEAQVLDVGGHTLGQVAYWFETEGVVFVGDALFALGCGRLFEGTPRQAQAGLARLRDLPDTTRVYCAHEYTQANARFALSIDPDNDALQAYAREVEALRARGEPTVPTTIARERAANPFLRWDDAGLRTRLGLETAQDWEVYGEVRARKDRF; the protein is encoded by the coding sequence ATGGCCCTGCAGATCCGGCAGTTTCCCTGCCTTCAGGACAATTACGGCTTCCTGATCGCCTGCAGCGAGACCGGCGCGTGCGCGGCCATCGACACACCCGAACCCGCCCGCATCCTGGACGAAGCACGCGCCGCGGGCTGGCGCCTCGGCGAGATCTGGACCACCCACCATCACTGGGACCATGCCGGGGGCAATGACACCATCCGCGCGGCCAATGGCGCGCGCATCACCGCCCCTGCCGCCGAAGCGGACAAGATCGGCCATGTGGACGCCGCGGTCAGGCCCGGCGACCGGGTCAGGCTCGGCGCGCTGGAGGCGCAGGTTCTGGATGTGGGCGGCCACACGCTGGGCCAGGTCGCCTACTGGTTCGAGACCGAAGGCGTGGTGTTCGTGGGCGACGCCCTGTTCGCGCTGGGCTGCGGGCGCCTGTTCGAGGGCACGCCGCGCCAGGCCCAGGCCGGGCTGGCGCGCCTGCGTGATCTGCCGGACACCACGCGCGTCTACTGCGCCCATGAATACACGCAGGCCAATGCGAGATTTGCACTCAGCATCGATCCGGACAATGACGCCCTGCAGGCTTATGCCCGCGAGGTCGAGGCCCTGCGCGCACGCGGCGAGCCGACCGTGCCCACGACCATAGCCCGCGAGCGCGCGGCCAATCCGTTTCTGCGCTGGGATGATGCGGGCTTGCGCACCCGCCTGGGTCTGGAGACCGCGCAGGACTGGGAGGTCTATGGCGAGGTGCGCGCCCGCAAGGACAGGTTCTGA
- a CDS encoding pilus assembly protein N-terminal domain-containing protein: protein MRLCARIAALALTLALTAAAGAPALAQVFRVPADHAALIRLPGEAAAIVVGNPAIADANLYDARTIFITGKQFGRTNLIALNAAGRVLYTADLSVTGNDRGVVQVFRNNTRASYVCAPDCQAIPTLANDAAWNTLDGG from the coding sequence ATGCGCCTGTGCGCCCGTATCGCCGCTCTCGCCCTCACCCTCGCCCTGACGGCCGCCGCCGGCGCGCCCGCCCTGGCCCAGGTGTTCCGCGTGCCCGCCGACCACGCCGCCCTGATCCGCCTGCCCGGCGAGGCGGCGGCCATTGTGGTGGGCAATCCGGCCATCGCTGACGCCAATCTCTATGATGCGCGCACCATCTTCATCACGGGCAAGCAATTCGGGCGCACCAATCTGATCGCGCTGAACGCTGCGGGCCGCGTGCTCTATACCGCCGACCTCTCCGTCACCGGCAATGACCGGGGCGTGGTGCAGGTGTTCCGCAACAATACCCGCGCCAGCTATGTCTGCGCGCCCGACTGCCAGGCCATCCCCACCCTGGCCAATGACGCGGCGTGGAACACGCTCGACGGCGGCTGA
- a CDS encoding methyltransferase domain-containing protein: MRTDALEIDRFYRSPRGRAARDMALRRLTALWPQAKGLDMLGYGFAGAYLEPYRAEARRTVAYMPASQGAVGWPKAAPSLTALGEEARLPFKEAMFDRVVLAHALEEAEDLRRLLRELWRVTAPEGRIVVIAAHRAGLWARSEATPFGHGRPFSRRQLSDLLTGALFEPVAWSRALYAPPWRWACGPKTASAFESAGERVAPAFGGLILAEAIKHVGAVRPGGSAERVRRPALEGTARPALSPRTKPSHPAAKDPSP, from the coding sequence ATGCGCACCGATGCGCTCGAAATCGACCGCTTCTACCGCTCCCCCCGCGGCCGCGCCGCGCGCGACATGGCGCTGCGCCGCCTGACCGCGCTGTGGCCCCAGGCCAAGGGGCTGGACATGCTCGGCTATGGCTTTGCCGGGGCGTATCTTGAACCCTACCGGGCCGAGGCGCGGCGCACCGTGGCCTATATGCCGGCCTCGCAGGGCGCTGTGGGCTGGCCAAAAGCAGCCCCTTCGCTCACCGCACTGGGCGAGGAGGCGCGCCTGCCCTTCAAGGAAGCCATGTTTGACCGGGTCGTGCTGGCCCATGCACTGGAAGAGGCCGAGGATCTGCGCCGGCTCCTGCGCGAGCTGTGGCGGGTCACGGCACCGGAAGGGCGCATCGTGGTGATCGCCGCCCACCGCGCCGGCCTGTGGGCGCGGTCCGAAGCCACGCCCTTCGGCCATGGCCGTCCGTTTTCGCGCCGCCAGCTATCGGACCTTTTGACTGGTGCCCTGTTCGAACCCGTGGCCTGGTCGCGAGCGCTCTATGCGCCGCCCTGGCGCTGGGCGTGCGGTCCGAAGACCGCGTCGGCGTTTGAAAGCGCGGGCGAGCGGGTGGCACCGGCCTTTGGCGGGCTGATCCTGGCTGAGGCGATCAAGCATGTGGGCGCGGTGCGTCCGGGCGGCTCGGCTGAACGTGTCCGGCGCCCCGCGCTTGAAGGCACCGCGCGCCCCGCGCTATCTCCCCGCACCAAGCCGTCCCATCCCGCCGCGAAAGACCCATCCCCATGA
- a CDS encoding DMT family transporter, which translates to MTPDKPGLKGWGGLFLLALLWGGAFAFITVGVETLPPSVVAFGRLALAAAVLTVWAVAQKRYLPPLADRRWLWFAGLGLFGNALPFTLIAIGQQTVPSGVAGILMGMTPLAIIMAAHFVLPGERINAWKGAGFLIGFSGIVLLTGPSALAGMLETDFLAQMLIFAATLAYATNAIMYQRMPETPPITVAAGSLICASVLTLPLVIWDGATGAAMQPSLNSILAVIALGLLPTALATIVYMGIARKVGAAFIALINYAVPVVAAMIGLLLGESLGLTAWLALGIILLGIFIARRGTRRKDV; encoded by the coding sequence GTGACGCCGGACAAGCCGGGTCTCAAGGGCTGGGGCGGACTGTTCCTGCTGGCGCTCCTGTGGGGCGGGGCGTTTGCCTTCATCACAGTCGGGGTGGAGACCTTGCCGCCGTCTGTGGTCGCGTTCGGGCGCCTGGCGCTGGCAGCGGCCGTGCTCACTGTCTGGGCGGTGGCGCAGAAGCGCTATCTCCCGCCCCTCGCCGACCGGCGCTGGCTGTGGTTTGCCGGGCTTGGCCTGTTCGGCAATGCGCTGCCTTTCACCCTGATCGCCATCGGCCAGCAGACCGTGCCGTCGGGCGTGGCAGGCATTCTGATGGGCATGACGCCGCTGGCCATCATCATGGCTGCGCACTTCGTGTTGCCCGGCGAGCGGATCAATGCCTGGAAAGGGGCTGGCTTCCTGATCGGGTTTTCCGGAATCGTGCTGCTGACGGGACCGTCCGCGCTGGCGGGCATGCTGGAGACCGATTTTCTGGCGCAGATGCTGATTTTCGCGGCCACACTGGCTTACGCCACCAACGCCATCATGTATCAGCGCATGCCCGAGACGCCGCCCATCACCGTCGCGGCGGGATCGCTGATCTGCGCCTCAGTGCTGACCTTGCCGCTGGTGATCTGGGATGGGGCGACCGGCGCCGCCATGCAGCCGAGCCTCAATTCGATTCTGGCCGTGATCGCGCTGGGCCTTCTGCCGACGGCGCTGGCAACCATCGTTTACATGGGCATTGCCCGGAAGGTGGGTGCGGCCTTTATCGCGCTGATCAATTATGCCGTGCCGGTGGTGGCGGCCATGATCGGGCTGCTGCTGGGCGAATCGCTGGGCCTCACTGCCTGGCTGGCGCTGGGGATCATCCTGTTGGGCATTTTCATCGCCCGGCGCGGCACCCGTCGCAAAGACGTCTAG
- a CDS encoding Flp family type IVb pilin: MKNLVSKFFKDESGATAIEYGLIAALIAVAIITVVGLVGTNLETTFQSVADGIVAPE, translated from the coding sequence ATGAAAAACCTGGTTTCGAAATTCTTCAAAGACGAGTCTGGCGCCACGGCTATTGAATATGGCCTGATCGCTGCCCTGATCGCCGTGGCGATCATCACCGTGGTCGGCCTGGTCGGCACCAACCTGGAAACGACCTTCCAGTCGGTGGCTGACGGCATCGTCGCGCCGGAGTAA
- the hisC gene encoding histidinol-phosphate transaminase, translating into MTLQPRPGLLDIKPYVPGAAAPAGAVKLSSNENALGASPKAAEAFKAAAGRLQLYPDGGATKLREAIGKAEGIDPARIVCGAGSDELLQLIGRAYLAPGDTVVQSQYGFLVYRLVALQSGAHCVSAPERDYTADVDALIEAARPGARIVFLANPNNPTGTWIPGSEVRRLREGLPEDTLLVLDGAYAEFVEAPGWEDPIALADAYSNVVVTRTFSKIHGLAALRLGWMYGPQEVVDVIHRVRGPFNVNLPAIEAGVAAISDPDFVRRSKHHNDQWLAYLTQQLGGLGFEVTPSVCNFVLVHFPDAPGRTAADADRFLTARGLVVRALAPYGLPNALRITVGLEAHNRAVVDALTAFRDSWS; encoded by the coding sequence ATGACACTTCAACCCCGCCCCGGCCTTCTGGATATCAAGCCCTATGTGCCCGGCGCGGCTGCGCCTGCGGGCGCGGTGAAGCTGTCGTCCAATGAAAATGCGCTGGGCGCCAGCCCGAAAGCGGCTGAAGCCTTCAAGGCGGCGGCCGGGCGGCTGCAGCTCTATCCCGATGGCGGTGCCACCAAGCTGCGCGAAGCCATCGGCAAGGCTGAAGGGATTGATCCGGCGCGCATCGTGTGCGGCGCAGGCTCGGACGAGCTGTTGCAGCTGATCGGACGGGCCTATCTGGCACCGGGCGATACGGTGGTGCAAAGCCAATACGGATTTCTGGTCTACCGGCTGGTGGCTCTGCAATCGGGTGCTCACTGCGTCAGCGCGCCCGAGCGCGACTACACCGCTGATGTGGACGCGTTGATCGAGGCGGCCAGGCCCGGCGCGCGCATCGTGTTTCTGGCCAATCCGAACAATCCCACCGGCACGTGGATTCCCGGCTCCGAGGTGCGCCGCCTGCGCGAGGGCCTGCCCGAGGATACGTTGCTGGTGCTGGACGGCGCCTATGCCGAGTTTGTCGAGGCACCTGGCTGGGAAGACCCGATTGCGCTGGCGGACGCGTATTCCAACGTCGTGGTGACGCGGACGTTCTCGAAAATCCATGGTCTCGCCGCCCTGCGGCTGGGCTGGATGTATGGCCCGCAGGAGGTGGTTGACGTGATCCACCGCGTGCGCGGCCCCTTCAACGTCAACCTGCCCGCCATTGAAGCAGGCGTAGCCGCCATTTCCGATCCTGACTTCGTGCGCCGGTCCAAGCACCATAACGATCAATGGCTGGCCTATCTGACCCAGCAGCTCGGCGGGCTCGGCTTCGAGGTTACGCCGTCGGTGTGCAATTTCGTGCTGGTGCATTTCCCTGACGCACCAGGCCGGACGGCGGCGGACGCCGATCGCTTCCTGACCGCGCGCGGCCTCGTCGTGCGGGCGCTGGCACCCTACGGCCTGCCGAACGCCCTGCGCATCACCGTAGGGCTCGAGGCGCATAATCGCGCCGTAGTCGACGCGCTGACCGCCTTCCGCGACAGCTGGTCCTAG
- a CDS encoding prepilin peptidase gives MIAHILILALAGLMLAAAWHDAARFIIPNWISGVLVLAWIPAAFTLGYGWPGAGLALLTGFVVLAAGMALWAPGWLGGGDVKLLAAGALWFGWPDVVSFLVWSMLAGGVLALVLVLARRIAPAIPQMAGRLTGTALAPGAPAPYGIAIAAGALITLPRSQIFMALGL, from the coding sequence ATGATCGCCCATATCCTCATTCTCGCCCTGGCCGGCCTGATGCTCGCCGCGGCCTGGCATGATGCGGCGCGCTTCATCATTCCCAACTGGATTTCCGGCGTGCTGGTGCTGGCCTGGATCCCGGCCGCGTTCACGCTGGGCTATGGCTGGCCGGGGGCGGGGCTGGCGCTGCTGACCGGGTTTGTGGTGCTGGCCGCGGGCATGGCGCTGTGGGCGCCAGGCTGGCTGGGCGGGGGCGATGTGAAGCTGCTGGCCGCCGGGGCGCTGTGGTTTGGCTGGCCGGACGTGGTGTCGTTTCTGGTGTGGTCCATGCTGGCGGGCGGCGTGCTGGCCCTGGTGCTGGTGCTGGCGCGCCGCATCGCCCCGGCGATCCCCCAAATGGCCGGGCGCCTGACCGGAACCGCGCTGGCACCGGGTGCGCCGGCCCCTTACGGCATCGCCATTGCCGCGGGCGCGCTGATCACCCTGCCGCGCAGCCAGATCTTCATGGCGCTGGGGCTGTAG
- a CDS encoding phosphoserine transaminase: protein MARSKPSLRPSDARFSCGPTKKRPGWEWSALAAAPLGRNHRAGMPRARLAEALERTAAVLEIPSDYKVVILPASDTGAMEGALWSMTGARPVDVFSCDEFGRRWLVDLRDELKPAGLNAYEAPYGRAPDYSQSNPAHDQVFTWNATAAGVRIPEAAWIKDDREGVTICDATSAAFAMDMPWEKFDVTTFSWQKCLGGEAQHGIAILSPRARARLRDYRPSWPVPRLLQLFEAGAEDAAIYAGSTINTPSLMCVEDYLDGLKWAAREGGVTALIARTDANFAALASWVDSASWIDFLAEDPATRSTTSVTLKFASAELAAKSDAERWAVSRRMGLLLDREGAAFDVIPHPKAPAGLRIWCGPTVDTDDVAALGPWLDWAYETAMEELEIA from the coding sequence ATGGCCCGCTCCAAACCCAGCCTGCGCCCGTCCGACGCCCGCTTTTCGTGCGGCCCCACGAAGAAGCGCCCGGGTTGGGAATGGAGCGCGCTGGCGGCTGCGCCGCTGGGCCGCAATCACCGCGCCGGCATGCCCAGGGCGCGCCTGGCCGAAGCGCTGGAACGCACAGCGGCTGTGCTGGAAATACCCTCTGACTACAAGGTGGTGATCCTGCCTGCGTCCGATACCGGTGCCATGGAAGGCGCGCTGTGGTCCATGACCGGTGCGCGGCCCGTGGATGTGTTTTCCTGTGACGAGTTCGGCCGGCGCTGGCTGGTGGATTTGCGCGACGAGCTGAAACCTGCCGGGCTCAACGCCTATGAGGCACCCTACGGCCGTGCGCCCGATTACAGCCAAAGCAATCCGGCCCATGATCAGGTCTTCACCTGGAACGCCACCGCGGCGGGCGTGCGGATACCGGAAGCCGCCTGGATCAAGGACGACCGTGAGGGCGTGACGATCTGCGATGCCACGTCGGCAGCCTTCGCCATGGACATGCCTTGGGAGAAATTCGACGTCACGACTTTCAGCTGGCAGAAATGCCTGGGCGGAGAGGCACAGCACGGCATCGCCATCCTGTCGCCGCGCGCCCGGGCACGCCTGCGCGACTACCGTCCCTCCTGGCCGGTGCCGCGCCTGTTGCAATTGTTTGAAGCGGGCGCTGAAGACGCCGCCATCTACGCCGGCTCCACCATCAACACGCCGTCGCTGATGTGCGTGGAAGATTATCTCGACGGTCTGAAATGGGCCGCGCGCGAGGGCGGCGTCACGGCACTGATCGCGCGCACCGACGCCAATTTCGCAGCGCTCGCATCGTGGGTCGACAGCGCGTCCTGGATCGATTTCCTGGCCGAGGATCCGGCGACCCGGTCCACCACCTCGGTGACGCTCAAATTCGCCAGCGCGGAACTCGCCGCCAAGTCTGATGCAGAGCGCTGGGCGGTGTCGCGGCGCATGGGGCTGCTTCTGGACCGCGAAGGCGCGGCGTTTGACGTCATCCCGCACCCGAAAGCCCCGGCGGGCCTGCGCATCTGGTGCGGTCCCACCGTGGACACTGACGACGTGGCCGCCCTCGGCCCCTGGCTGGACTGGGCTTATGAAACGGCGATGGAAGAGCTGGAGATCGCTTAG